From a region of the Parcubacteria group bacterium genome:
- the infA gene encoding translation initiation factor IF-1: MSDKELIKMEGVIEESLPNTTFKVKLENGHEVLAHISGRMRVNYIRLLPGDKVILEMSPYDLSKGRITKRI; encoded by the coding sequence ATGTCAGACAAAGAGTTAATAAAGATGGAGGGAGTGATTGAAGAATCGCTACCCAACACCACCTTTAAGGTTAAGTTGGAAAATGGCCATGAAGTGCTGGCTCATATTTCCGGTCGGATGCGAGTAAATTACATCAGACTCCTTCCAGGAGACAAAGTTATTTTGGAAATGAGTCCCTATGATTTGTCTAAAGGAAGAATAACAAAGAGAATTTAA
- the rpmJ gene encoding 50S ribosomal protein L36 codes for MKVRASIKKICNKCKIVKRRGKLYVLCITPKHKQRQG; via the coding sequence ATGAAAGTAAGAGCATCAATCAAGAAAATTTGCAATAAATGCAAGATTGTAAAACGCAGAGGAAAGCTGTATGTTCTTTGCATTACTCCGAAACACAAGCAAAGGCAAGGCTAG